Proteins from a single region of Ornithinimicrobium humiphilum:
- a CDS encoding YtxH domain-containing protein → MMNKLLLLVGAGIGYVLGARAGRERYDQIADQATKLWTDPRVQTKVDEAKTKAPEVAQKVGEQAKAKVDEAKAKVTGDSSSSSNGSSSSGSAFGGSGSSSSSGTVQNATGSYDPESGTATVDTTGFGPGGDKLP, encoded by the coding sequence ATGATGAACAAGCTGCTGCTGCTCGTCGGCGCGGGGATCGGCTACGTGCTGGGTGCGCGCGCCGGTCGTGAGCGTTACGACCAGATCGCCGACCAGGCCACCAAGCTGTGGACCGACCCCCGGGTCCAGACCAAGGTCGACGAGGCCAAGACCAAGGCTCCCGAGGTCGCCCAGAAGGTCGGCGAGCAGGCCAAGGCCAAGGTCGACGAGGCCAAGGCCAAGGTGACCGGCGACTCGAGCTCGTCCTCCAACGGCTCCAGCTCCTCCGGCTCCGCCTTCGGCGGCTCCGGCTCGAGCTCGAGCTCCGGCACGGTGCAGAACGCGACCGGGTCCTACGACCCGGAGAGCGGCACCGCCACGGTGGACACCACCGGCTTCGGCCCGGGCGGCGACAAGTTGCCCTGA
- the cysK gene encoding cysteine synthase A, protein MPVYDDVTQVIGRTPLVRLNRVTEGIQEGTQVLAKLESQNPAASVKDRIGAAIIDAAVESGELQPGGTIVEGTSGNTGIALAMVGAARGFKVVLAMPETMSLERRALLRAYGAELVLTPGSEGMKGAVAKADEIAAERGAVRARQFANPANVKVHYATTGPEVWNDTDGQVDVFVAGVGTGGTITGAGRYLREQKPDVRLVAVEPKDSPILNGGQPGPHKIQGLGANFIPEILDTELYDEVLDATLEDSIRISRSLATEEGILAGISSGANVWAALEIAKRPESAGKTIVVIIPSFGERYLSTVLFEDLRD, encoded by the coding sequence GTGCCTGTCTACGACGACGTGACCCAGGTCATCGGCCGCACCCCCCTCGTCCGCCTCAACCGCGTGACCGAGGGTATCCAGGAAGGCACCCAGGTGCTGGCCAAGCTCGAGTCGCAGAACCCCGCCGCCTCGGTCAAGGACCGCATCGGCGCCGCCATCATCGACGCGGCGGTGGAGTCGGGCGAGCTGCAGCCGGGCGGCACGATCGTCGAGGGCACGTCGGGCAACACCGGCATCGCCCTGGCCATGGTCGGCGCCGCCCGCGGCTTCAAGGTCGTCCTGGCGATGCCCGAGACCATGAGCCTGGAGCGCCGCGCCCTGCTGCGCGCCTACGGCGCCGAGCTCGTCCTCACCCCCGGCTCGGAGGGCATGAAGGGCGCCGTCGCCAAGGCCGACGAGATCGCCGCCGAGCGCGGCGCCGTGCGCGCCCGCCAGTTCGCCAACCCGGCCAACGTCAAGGTCCACTACGCGACCACCGGCCCCGAGGTCTGGAACGACACCGACGGCCAGGTCGACGTCTTCGTCGCCGGCGTCGGCACCGGCGGCACCATCACCGGTGCCGGCCGCTACCTGCGCGAGCAGAAGCCGGACGTGCGCCTGGTCGCCGTCGAGCCCAAGGACAGCCCGATCCTCAACGGCGGCCAGCCCGGCCCGCACAAGATCCAGGGCCTGGGCGCCAACTTCATCCCGGAGATCCTCGACACCGAGCTCTACGACGAGGTCCTCGACGCCACCCTCGAGGACTCGATCCGCATCTCCCGCTCGCTGGCCACCGAGGAGGGCATCCTCGCGGGCATCTCCTCCGGCGCCAACGTCTGGGCCGCCCTGGAGATCGCCAAGCGCCCCGAGAGCGCCGGCAAGACGATCGTCGTGATCATCCCGTCCTTCGGCGAGCGCTACCTGTCCACCGTCCTCTTCGAGGACCTGCGGGACTGA
- a CDS encoding (Fe-S)-binding protein, whose product MDVGTLQVVAIVVAALITLAAVALFVRTIAGFVTKFRLGQPVKGRTDDPGERTVTLVREFLGHTRMARKPVVAVAHWFVMVSFGLLVLTLVTAYGQLFDPEFALPLIGHWAPYEWISEIFGWAAILGILALVVVRQLRHPRGEGRRSRFWGSNFWQAYFVEAVILGVGICIVLLRGMEYAIGRQHGEEWATMGHFPLTAWVGGFFSGASVGALETAIVVVALVKILISMTWMLTIALVPTMGVAWHRFLAFFNIWLKRHADGSTSLGPLQPITVAGEPVDFEDVENLDEDAALGVGKVEDFTWKGLLDFSTCTECGRCQEQCPAWNTDKPLSPKMVVLNLRNHHHAKAPWLLADAEHRDAATEAFSALGDGPRPEQLHGIPLSAVAEAQRELVGGTEGDPTIPSGGAVIDPDVLWSCTTCGACVEQCPVDIEHVDAIVDMRRYQTLIESAFPSELGGLFKNLENKGNPWGMNARLRMDWAKDLPFDIPMAGADVEDLAEVDYLFWVGCAGAFEDRAKKTTRAVAELLHTAGVSFAVLGDGETCTGDPARRAGNEFLFQMLAMQNVEVLKEVNATKIVVTCAHCFNTIKNEYPQVGGQFEVVHHTQLLNRLVREKRLTPVHRPADADTSGVASTAESVTYHDPCYLGRHNQVYAPPRELLGALPGVELREMPRSGEKSFCCGAGGARMWMEEKLGTRINLNRTEEAIATGADRIAIGCPFCRVMLSDGLTQKQSEGAREEIEVVDVAQMLLAAVRRGQEGEEAAAADAAPQPDPEPAV is encoded by the coding sequence ATGGACGTGGGAACCCTGCAGGTCGTCGCCATCGTCGTCGCGGCACTCATCACGCTGGCCGCGGTGGCGCTCTTCGTGCGCACCATCGCCGGCTTCGTGACCAAGTTCCGGCTCGGCCAGCCCGTGAAGGGACGCACCGACGACCCGGGCGAGCGCACGGTCACGCTGGTCCGGGAGTTCCTCGGCCACACCCGGATGGCGCGCAAGCCCGTCGTGGCCGTGGCGCACTGGTTCGTCATGGTGAGCTTCGGCCTGCTGGTGCTCACCCTGGTGACCGCCTACGGCCAGCTCTTCGATCCCGAGTTCGCGCTGCCGCTCATCGGCCACTGGGCGCCCTACGAGTGGATCTCCGAGATCTTCGGCTGGGCCGCGATCCTCGGTATCCTCGCGCTCGTCGTCGTCCGTCAGCTGCGCCACCCGCGCGGCGAGGGCCGCCGCTCCCGCTTCTGGGGCTCGAACTTCTGGCAGGCCTACTTCGTCGAGGCCGTCATCCTCGGGGTCGGCATCTGCATCGTGCTGCTGAGGGGTATGGAGTACGCCATCGGTCGCCAGCACGGCGAGGAGTGGGCCACGATGGGCCACTTCCCCCTGACGGCCTGGGTCGGCGGCTTCTTCTCCGGCGCCTCCGTGGGGGCCCTGGAGACCGCGATCGTCGTCGTCGCGCTGGTCAAGATCCTCATCTCGATGACGTGGATGCTCACGATCGCTCTCGTCCCGACGATGGGCGTGGCCTGGCACCGGTTCCTGGCCTTCTTCAACATCTGGCTCAAGCGCCACGCCGACGGCAGCACCAGCCTCGGCCCGCTGCAGCCCATCACGGTCGCCGGCGAGCCGGTCGACTTCGAGGACGTCGAGAACCTCGACGAGGACGCCGCCCTGGGCGTGGGCAAGGTCGAGGACTTCACCTGGAAGGGCCTGCTCGACTTCTCCACCTGCACCGAGTGCGGTCGCTGCCAGGAGCAGTGCCCGGCCTGGAACACCGACAAGCCCCTCTCGCCCAAGATGGTCGTGCTCAACCTGCGCAACCACCACCACGCGAAGGCGCCCTGGCTGCTCGCCGACGCCGAGCACCGCGACGCCGCAACCGAGGCCTTCTCCGCGCTCGGTGACGGGCCGCGCCCGGAGCAGCTGCACGGCATACCGCTGTCGGCGGTCGCCGAGGCCCAGCGCGAGCTGGTCGGCGGCACCGAGGGCGACCCGACGATCCCCAGCGGCGGCGCGGTCATCGACCCCGACGTGCTGTGGTCGTGCACGACCTGCGGCGCCTGCGTCGAGCAGTGCCCGGTCGACATCGAGCACGTCGACGCGATCGTCGACATGCGGCGCTACCAGACCCTCATCGAGTCGGCCTTCCCGTCCGAGCTGGGCGGCCTGTTCAAGAACCTCGAGAACAAGGGCAACCCGTGGGGCATGAACGCCCGGCTGCGGATGGACTGGGCCAAGGACCTGCCGTTCGACATCCCGATGGCGGGGGCTGACGTCGAGGACCTGGCGGAGGTCGACTACCTGTTCTGGGTGGGCTGCGCCGGCGCCTTCGAGGACCGTGCCAAGAAGACCACCCGCGCCGTGGCCGAGCTGCTGCACACCGCCGGCGTCTCCTTCGCCGTGCTGGGCGACGGCGAGACCTGCACCGGCGACCCGGCCCGCCGCGCCGGCAACGAGTTCCTCTTCCAGATGCTCGCGATGCAGAACGTCGAGGTCCTCAAGGAGGTCAACGCGACCAAGATCGTCGTGACCTGCGCCCACTGCTTCAACACCATCAAGAACGAGTACCCGCAGGTCGGCGGACAGTTCGAGGTCGTCCACCACACGCAGCTGCTCAACCGCCTGGTGCGCGAGAAGCGCCTCACCCCGGTGCACCGCCCGGCCGACGCCGACACCTCCGGAGTCGCCTCGACCGCCGAGAGCGTGACCTACCACGACCCGTGCTACCTGGGCCGTCACAACCAGGTCTACGCCCCGCCGCGCGAGCTGCTGGGCGCGCTGCCCGGCGTGGAGCTGCGCGAGATGCCCCGCTCGGGCGAGAAGTCCTTCTGCTGCGGCGCCGGCGGCGCGCGCATGTGGATGGAGGAGAAGCTCGGCACCCGCATCAACCTCAACCGCACCGAGGAGGCCATCGCCACCGGCGCCGACCGGATCGCGATCGGCTGCCCGTTCTGCCGCGTCATGCTCTCCGACGGCCTGACCCAGAAGCAGTCCGAGGGTGCCCGCGAGGAGATCGAGGTCGTCGACGTCGCCCAGATGCTGCTCGCGGCCGTGCGCCGCGGCCAGGAGGGCGAGGAGGCGGCTGCGGCCGACGCCGCGCCGCAGCCCGACCCGGAGCCGGCCGTCTAG
- a CDS encoding cold-shock protein: MTQGTVKWFNAEKGFGFIAQDGGGPDVFVHYSAIQTNGYKTLDEAQRVEFEVTQGPKGPQADAVRPL, encoded by the coding sequence ATGACTCAGGGAACCGTGAAGTGGTTCAACGCGGAGAAGGGCTTCGGCTTCATCGCCCAGGACGGCGGTGGTCCCGACGTGTTCGTCCACTACTCGGCCATCCAGACCAACGGCTACAAGACCCTCGACGAGGCCCAGCGGGTCGAGTTCGAGGTCACCCAGGGCCCCAAGGGCCCCCAGGCGGACGCGGTCCGTCCGCTCTGA
- a CDS encoding aspartate aminotransferase family protein, with protein MVALPSVDAARDSRVRELTRAHVFTSWSAQAEIDPLPLAGGEGVWFWDHQGRRYLDLTSQLVNVNLGYQHPRLVEAIREAAGGLVTVAPSFAEESRAEAAAAVAGLAPAGLEKVFFTNGGAEANENAVRMARLHTGRHKVLAAYRSYHGATAAAIALTGEPRRWGAEPSIPGVVHFWGPYLYRSEFHSSTPEEEAERALRHLRHTVAAEGPQHVAAIVLETVVGSNGVLVPPPGYLEGVRELCDEHGILLVLDEVMAGFGRTGAWFAFDHWGVRPDLVTFAKGVNSGYVPLGGVILSDEIADTFAHTPYPGGLTYSGHALATASAVASIRIMREERVVENAAEVGERTLGPGLRDLAERHEVIGDVRGLGVFWALELVADRETREPLPADRVKAIHRACVERGVWPLMMGNRMHVVPPCVITSEEAGEALTLLDEALAGATA; from the coding sequence ATGGTTGCTCTTCCGTCGGTCGACGCTGCCCGTGACTCCCGCGTCCGCGAGCTCACCCGCGCCCACGTCTTCACCTCCTGGTCCGCGCAGGCGGAGATCGACCCGCTGCCGCTGGCCGGCGGCGAAGGCGTGTGGTTCTGGGACCACCAGGGGCGTCGCTACCTCGACCTGACCAGCCAGCTCGTCAACGTCAACCTCGGCTACCAGCACCCGCGGCTCGTCGAGGCGATCCGGGAGGCGGCCGGGGGACTGGTCACCGTCGCCCCGAGCTTCGCCGAGGAGTCCCGCGCCGAGGCCGCGGCCGCCGTCGCCGGGCTCGCGCCCGCCGGGCTGGAGAAGGTCTTCTTCACCAACGGTGGCGCCGAGGCCAACGAGAACGCCGTCCGGATGGCCCGCCTGCACACCGGCCGGCACAAGGTGCTGGCCGCCTACCGCAGCTACCACGGCGCCACCGCGGCCGCGATCGCACTGACGGGCGAGCCGCGCCGCTGGGGCGCCGAGCCCTCGATCCCCGGTGTCGTCCACTTCTGGGGCCCCTACCTCTACCGCAGCGAGTTCCACTCGAGCACGCCCGAGGAGGAGGCCGAGCGCGCGCTGCGCCACCTGCGCCACACCGTGGCCGCCGAGGGCCCGCAGCACGTCGCCGCCATCGTGCTCGAGACCGTCGTGGGCAGCAACGGCGTCCTCGTGCCGCCGCCGGGCTACCTCGAGGGCGTCCGCGAGCTGTGCGACGAGCACGGCATCCTGCTGGTCCTCGACGAGGTCATGGCCGGCTTCGGCCGGACCGGCGCGTGGTTCGCCTTCGACCACTGGGGCGTGCGGCCCGACCTCGTCACCTTCGCCAAGGGCGTCAACTCCGGCTACGTGCCGCTCGGCGGCGTGATCCTCTCCGACGAGATCGCCGACACCTTCGCCCACACGCCCTATCCGGGCGGGCTGACCTACTCCGGCCACGCGCTCGCGACCGCCTCCGCGGTGGCCTCGATCCGGATCATGCGCGAGGAGCGCGTCGTCGAGAACGCCGCCGAGGTCGGCGAGCGCACCCTCGGCCCCGGCCTGCGCGACCTCGCCGAGCGGCACGAGGTGATCGGCGACGTCCGCGGTCTGGGGGTCTTCTGGGCCCTCGAGCTGGTGGCCGACCGCGAGACCCGCGAGCCGCTGCCGGCCGACCGCGTCAAGGCGATCCACCGGGCCTGCGTCGAGCGCGGCGTCTGGCCGCTGATGATGGGCAACCGGATGCACGTGGTGCCGCCGTGCGTCATCACCTCCGAGGAGGCCGGCGAGGCGTTGACGCTGCTCGACGAGGCCCTCGCCGGGGCGACAGCGTGA
- the dcd gene encoding dCTP deaminase, with amino-acid sequence MLLSDRDIRAQIDAGRVVLDPWDPEMVQPSSVDVRLDRFFRLFDNHKYPVIDPAQEQPELTRLVEVDADESFVLHPGEFVLGSTYEQVSLPDDIAARVEGKSSLGRLGLLTHATAGFVDPGFTGHVTLELSNVATLPIVLHPGMKIGQLCFFQLSSPAEHPYGSSPRGSHYQGQRGPTASRSFQNFYRTQIQD; translated from the coding sequence GTGCTCCTCTCCGACCGCGACATCCGTGCCCAGATCGACGCCGGCAGGGTCGTGCTCGACCCCTGGGACCCCGAGATGGTGCAACCGTCGAGCGTCGACGTGCGGCTCGACCGCTTCTTCCGGCTGTTCGACAACCACAAGTACCCCGTGATCGACCCCGCGCAGGAGCAGCCGGAGCTGACCCGCCTGGTCGAGGTCGACGCCGACGAGTCCTTCGTGCTGCACCCGGGGGAGTTCGTGCTGGGCTCGACCTACGAGCAGGTGAGCCTGCCCGACGACATCGCCGCGCGCGTCGAGGGCAAGAGCTCGCTGGGCCGTCTCGGCCTGCTCACCCACGCCACCGCCGGCTTCGTCGACCCCGGCTTCACCGGGCACGTCACGCTCGAGCTCTCCAACGTCGCGACGCTGCCGATCGTGCTCCACCCGGGGATGAAGATCGGCCAGCTCTGCTTCTTCCAGCTCAGCTCCCCGGCCGAGCACCCCTACGGCTCCTCGCCCCGCGGCAGCCACTACCAGGGGCAGCGCGGCCCGACGGCCAGCCGGTCGTTCCAGAACTTCTACCGCACGCAGATCCAGGACTGA
- the cutA gene encoding divalent-cation tolerance protein CutA has product MTDPRAAVELPLVEARISVPDVASARTIADTLIARKLAACVQVLGPMLSFYTWEDEVHSNEEWLLLAKTTENAFPGLAEAVVHLHRYDVPEIIAVPVSHALSSYADWVRTGAAPDSPGDGDEDGAEGRRLHGIPG; this is encoded by the coding sequence GTGACGGACCCCCGCGCCGCCGTGGAGCTGCCCCTCGTCGAGGCCCGGATCTCCGTGCCCGACGTCGCGTCGGCCCGCACCATCGCCGACACGCTGATCGCGCGCAAGCTCGCCGCCTGCGTCCAGGTCCTGGGCCCGATGCTCTCCTTCTACACCTGGGAGGACGAGGTCCACAGCAACGAGGAGTGGCTGCTCCTGGCCAAGACCACCGAGAACGCCTTCCCGGGCCTGGCCGAGGCGGTCGTCCACCTGCACCGCTACGACGTGCCCGAGATCATCGCCGTCCCGGTCTCGCACGCCCTGTCCTCCTACGCCGACTGGGTGCGCACGGGCGCCGCGCCGGACTCCCCCGGGGACGGCGACGAGGACGGGGCCGAGGGCAGGCGCCTGCACGGCATACCCGGCTGA
- the epsC gene encoding serine O-acetyltransferase EpsC, with the protein MSAPTKIAGAVSRLAGGIREDLDAAIERDPATSSRVEMALASPGLHAIWTHRVAHRLWTSGHKLPARLLSQAARAATGVEIHPGATIGRRFFIDHGMGVVIGETAEVGDDVMLYHGVTLGGRSMEPVKRHPTLGDGVTVGAGAKVLGNIVLGHGAQVGANAVVTKDVPSMAVATGIPAKIRMPEAGIDPQQALYDEPALWI; encoded by the coding sequence CTGTCTGCACCCACGAAGATCGCCGGGGCGGTGTCCCGGCTCGCCGGGGGCATCCGGGAGGACCTCGACGCCGCCATCGAGCGCGACCCCGCCACCTCGAGCCGCGTGGAGATGGCCCTGGCCTCGCCCGGGCTGCACGCGATCTGGACGCACCGGGTCGCCCACCGGCTCTGGACCTCGGGCCACAAGCTGCCCGCGCGCCTGCTCTCGCAGGCCGCGCGGGCGGCGACCGGCGTCGAGATCCACCCCGGGGCCACCATCGGCCGGCGGTTCTTCATCGACCACGGCATGGGCGTGGTCATCGGCGAGACCGCCGAGGTCGGCGACGACGTGATGCTCTACCACGGCGTCACGCTCGGCGGCCGGTCGATGGAGCCGGTCAAGCGCCACCCCACCCTCGGCGACGGCGTGACCGTCGGCGCCGGGGCCAAGGTGCTCGGCAACATCGTGCTGGGCCACGGCGCCCAGGTCGGTGCCAACGCCGTGGTCACCAAGGACGTGCCGTCGATGGCGGTCGCGACCGGCATCCCCGCCAAGATCCGGATGCCGGAGGCGGGCATCGACCCGCAGCAGGCGCTCTACGACGAGCCCGCGCTCTGGATCTGA
- a CDS encoding LCP family protein, with protein sequence MNDRDRATEGAHTPPRSRTEWVEKQEGRERETLGRAFGLTALSAVLPGSGLLATPRRWLGAVVVALALGLAVVVGVTVRREGLIGTALSTASDSDLLRTIMWGLIAGTVVWVGAVALTALMTQPSRSTGRQRGALAAFTAVLCLLVSTPAALGVRYIDSHLDAMDKVFTSDGGSRAPGPATPGGAEPTSALGPPEDPWADLPRVNLLLLGSDAAEAREGTRTDTMIVASIDTHTGESVLFSIPRNLQNVPIPRDNPLHDLYPEGYNCGDQCLMNAIWTEAELAASEHPEWFADDPTPGLTATRQVIETVLGLDIHHTVIVNLEGFKDLIDAMGGVTVTVKERIPINGRTFTGADGKLHLDPNSPNLEWLEPGTHKLTGFQALGYSRSRVMSDDYDRMRRQRCMVAAVIDQANPVTLLQRYPQIITAVGDNVVTDIPQEDLRVWAELVMLVQQSTLRSLPFTASNTNTANPDFSDIRARVWEATHPAPETTPPPSKDKDDDETVTAAPTQDTEAPEQTATEGEDPATETGPADDELQDIGAVCG encoded by the coding sequence ATGAACGACCGTGACCGCGCCACCGAGGGCGCGCACACCCCTCCTCGGTCACGGACCGAGTGGGTGGAGAAGCAGGAAGGCCGCGAGCGCGAGACGCTCGGCCGTGCCTTCGGGCTGACCGCGCTCAGCGCCGTCCTGCCCGGCTCCGGCCTGCTCGCCACGCCGCGCCGCTGGCTCGGGGCCGTCGTGGTGGCGCTGGCGCTCGGGCTCGCGGTCGTCGTGGGCGTGACCGTCCGGCGCGAGGGCCTGATCGGCACCGCGCTGTCGACCGCGTCCGACTCCGACCTGCTGCGCACCATCATGTGGGGGCTGATCGCCGGCACCGTGGTCTGGGTGGGGGCCGTCGCGCTCACGGCGCTCATGACCCAGCCCAGCCGCAGCACCGGCCGTCAGCGTGGCGCCCTGGCTGCCTTCACCGCCGTGCTCTGCCTGCTGGTCTCCACCCCGGCCGCGCTCGGGGTGCGCTACATCGACAGCCACCTCGACGCCATGGACAAGGTGTTCACCAGTGACGGCGGGAGCCGGGCGCCCGGTCCGGCGACCCCCGGCGGGGCGGAGCCCACGTCCGCGCTCGGGCCGCCCGAGGACCCCTGGGCCGACCTGCCCCGGGTCAACCTGCTCCTGCTGGGCTCCGACGCCGCCGAGGCGCGCGAGGGCACCCGCACCGACACGATGATCGTGGCGAGCATCGACACCCACACCGGCGAGTCCGTGCTCTTCTCGATCCCGCGCAACCTGCAGAACGTCCCGATCCCCCGCGACAACCCGCTCCACGACCTCTACCCCGAGGGCTACAACTGCGGCGACCAGTGCCTCATGAACGCCATCTGGACCGAGGCCGAGCTGGCCGCCTCCGAGCACCCGGAGTGGTTCGCCGACGACCCTACGCCGGGCCTGACGGCCACCCGCCAGGTCATCGAGACCGTGCTCGGGCTCGACATCCACCACACGGTGATCGTCAACCTCGAGGGCTTCAAGGACCTCATCGACGCGATGGGCGGGGTGACCGTCACGGTCAAGGAGCGCATCCCGATCAACGGCCGCACCTTCACCGGCGCCGATGGCAAGCTCCACCTCGATCCCAACTCGCCCAACCTGGAGTGGCTGGAGCCGGGCACCCACAAGCTCACCGGCTTCCAGGCCCTCGGCTACTCGCGCTCGCGCGTCATGTCCGACGATTACGACCGGATGCGCCGCCAGCGGTGCATGGTCGCCGCCGTCATCGACCAGGCCAACCCGGTGACCCTCCTGCAGCGCTACCCGCAGATCATCACCGCGGTCGGCGACAACGTCGTGACCGACATCCCGCAGGAGGACCTGCGCGTCTGGGCCGAGCTCGTCATGCTGGTCCAGCAGAGCACGCTGCGCAGCCTGCCCTTCACCGCGAGCAACACCAACACCGCCAACCCCGACTTCTCCGACATCCGCGCGCGGGTGTGGGAGGCGACGCACCCGGCGCCCGAGACCACCCCTCCGCCGTCGAAGGACAAGGACGACGACGAGACGGTCACCGCGGCCCCCACCCAGGACACCGAGGCGCCGGAGCAGACCGCCACCGAGGGCGAGGACCCGGCCACCGAGACCGGGCCCGCCGACGACGAGCTGCAGGACATCGGCGCGGTCTGCGGCTGA
- a CDS encoding phosphoenolpyruvate carboxykinase (GTP): protein MQQQMQTTGGTTHAELDAWVKEVAAHTRPDRVVWVTGSDEEIEQINAELVAAGTFTKLAEDKKPNSYHALSDPQDVARVEDRTYICSVEEKDAGPTNNWMDPQEMKDLLWPLFEGSMAGRTMYVIPFVMGHLEADDPKFGVEITDSAYVVASMRIMARIGTNILRVMEEKQAPYVKGLHSVGAPLAEGQEDVPWPCNETKYIVHFPEELAIWSYGSGYGGNALLGKKCYALRIASVMARDEGWLAEHMLILKLTSPQDEVHYIAASFPSACGKTNLAMIQPTIPGWKAELVGDDIAWMRFGEDGRLYAVNPEFGLFGVAPGTGRSTNPVAMDTIERGNSIFTNVARTLDGDVWWEGMTDEPPAELVDWHGERWTPESEGPSSHPNSRFCTPIRQVPTIADEYDDPRGVPISAIMFGGRRKTTIPLVTESRDWQHGTFIASTLSSETTAAATGAVGVVRRDPMAMLPFMGYNASDYFAHWLELGKSADASKLPKIFLVNWFRRGDDGRFLWPGFGENSRVLKWMVERIEGRVDATESPIGYLPHPEDLDIDGLSLPEEDVTAALAFDPEEWEAEVPLIKEWFEKFGEELPAALRDELAILEQRLAGQEV from the coding sequence ATGCAGCAGCAGATGCAGACCACCGGTGGGACCACCCACGCCGAGCTCGACGCCTGGGTGAAGGAGGTGGCCGCCCACACCCGACCGGACCGCGTCGTCTGGGTCACGGGGTCTGACGAGGAGATCGAGCAGATCAACGCCGAGCTCGTCGCGGCCGGCACCTTCACCAAGCTGGCCGAGGACAAGAAGCCCAACAGCTATCACGCCCTCTCCGACCCGCAGGACGTCGCGCGGGTCGAGGACCGCACCTACATCTGCTCCGTGGAGGAGAAGGACGCGGGCCCGACCAACAACTGGATGGACCCGCAGGAGATGAAGGACCTCCTGTGGCCGCTCTTCGAGGGCTCGATGGCCGGCCGGACGATGTACGTCATCCCGTTCGTCATGGGCCACCTCGAGGCCGACGACCCCAAGTTCGGCGTGGAGATCACCGACTCCGCCTATGTCGTCGCCTCGATGCGGATCATGGCCCGGATCGGCACCAACATCCTGCGGGTCATGGAGGAGAAGCAGGCGCCCTACGTCAAGGGCCTGCACTCCGTCGGCGCCCCGCTGGCCGAGGGTCAGGAGGACGTTCCCTGGCCGTGCAACGAGACCAAGTACATCGTCCACTTCCCCGAGGAGCTGGCGATCTGGTCCTACGGCTCGGGCTACGGCGGCAACGCCCTGCTGGGCAAGAAGTGCTACGCGCTGCGCATCGCCTCGGTGATGGCGCGCGACGAGGGCTGGCTCGCCGAGCACATGCTCATCCTCAAGCTCACGAGCCCGCAGGACGAGGTCCACTACATCGCGGCGTCCTTCCCGTCCGCCTGCGGCAAGACCAACCTGGCGATGATCCAGCCCACCATCCCCGGCTGGAAGGCCGAGCTGGTCGGTGACGACATCGCCTGGATGCGCTTCGGCGAGGACGGTCGCCTGTATGCCGTGAACCCCGAGTTCGGGCTCTTCGGCGTCGCCCCCGGCACCGGCCGCTCGACCAACCCGGTCGCGATGGACACCATCGAGAGGGGCAACTCGATCTTCACCAACGTCGCCCGCACGCTCGACGGTGACGTCTGGTGGGAGGGCATGACCGACGAGCCGCCGGCCGAGCTCGTCGACTGGCACGGCGAGCGTTGGACGCCGGAGTCCGAGGGCCCGTCCTCCCACCCCAACAGCCGCTTCTGCACCCCGATCCGCCAGGTGCCGACGATCGCCGACGAGTACGACGACCCGCGCGGCGTGCCGATCTCGGCCATCATGTTCGGCGGTCGCCGCAAGACGACGATCCCGCTGGTGACCGAGTCGCGCGACTGGCAGCACGGCACCTTCATCGCCTCGACCCTGTCGTCGGAGACCACCGCGGCCGCCACCGGCGCCGTGGGCGTCGTGCGCCGCGACCCGATGGCGATGCTGCCGTTCATGGGCTACAACGCCAGCGACTACTTCGCGCACTGGCTCGAGCTCGGCAAGTCGGCCGACGCGAGCAAGCTGCCCAAGATCTTCCTGGTCAACTGGTTCCGGCGCGGCGACGACGGCCGCTTCCTGTGGCCGGGCTTCGGCGAGAACTCCCGCGTCCTGAAGTGGATGGTCGAGCGCATCGAGGGACGCGTGGACGCCACGGAGAGCCCGATCGGCTACCTGCCCCACCCCGAGGACCTCGACATCGACGGCCTGTCGCTGCCGGAGGAGGACGTCACGGCCGCGCTCGCGTTCGACCCGGAGGAGTGGGAGGCTGAGGTGCCGCTCATCAAGGAATGGTTCGAGAAGTTCGGTGAGGAGCTGCCCGCCGCCCTGCGCGACGAGCTCGCGATCCTCGAGCAGCGCCTCGCCGGTCAGGAGGTCTAG